In the Acetobacterium sp. KB-1 genome, CAATCGTTTGTATGTTAATGATTCAAAAAAGGTTTCAAAAAAAATGCGGGAAAGTTTATGCGAGCAGCTGCTTGAAGACGCGTTGGATTATGCCATCGGCCAGGTCGATAATGATGGGATTGACAGTCTCAACATTCTAAATGCCACTAAAAAAGCCATGACTGATTCGTTAAGTACATTATCCACAAAACCGGATCTGCTACTCATTGATGCCCTCCAAATTGACTCCAAAATTTCCCAAAAATCGATTATCCACGGCGATGCCACCAGTTATACCATCGCCGCGGCGAGCATTGTTGCCAAGGTCTACCGGGATAATCTGATGCAGATTTATCACGAGGAGTATCCCGAATATGGTTTCGATCACAATATGGGTTATGGTACCGCCGAACATATAAAAGCCCTTTATAAGCATGGACCAACGCCCATTCACCGTCGAAGCTTCATAAAAAATATCGGTTTGTAATGAAGACACACAATCTCAAAAAAGGAAAGGCCGGGGAAGCACTGGCGGTAACATTTTTAGAAAATATCAATCATCGGATTTGTCAAATGAATTATAAAAAACCGTCTGGTGAAATTGATCTTATTACCCAGGATGGTGATACCCTGGTTTTTGTCGAAGTGAAGTATCGAAAGAATCTGGATTACGGATATCCCCGGGAAGCGGTGAATCGGGCTAAACAAAAACGCATTGCGAAAACGGCGCTTTGGTATTTAAAGGAGAAACAGCTAGATGACGTAAGCGTTCGCTTTGATGTCATTGAAATATATTACGGCTTAGATGGCGAGCAAGTGATTAATCACTTTGAAAACGCATTTTCATTTTAATGCAATGGATTTAGTGTGAGAGGAATTCAATTAATCTGAAAGAACAGGACTAAGATCAGATTTATTTGACCTCAGTCCTGTTTTTTAAATACTATTGGCCGTCATCCACTGAGATCAGAAACACCTTTTCAGAATAGGTACCCTTAGTCTCTTTATTCTGAATTTTTAAATAGTCAATATGAAGTGGCTCATATTCAAAGGTCTCCACAATTGTATCCAGCAATTCGTAGATATCCGAAAGTTCATCTTCCGAGGGTCGCTTCAAAAATATCTGAGCTTTTTCAAGAAGCTTTTCTTTTAATGCATCTCGAACTTCTGATTCACCTAAGATTTTGTACTCACAGGTACGTCCACTGTCTTTAATGATTTTTGGAATCTTATCCCGAACAATTTTATTATACTCAACTTTCATAATCTATCACCTCAA is a window encoding:
- a CDS encoding ribonuclease HII, translating into MNSFQNMTITSLKDYISTLDIKAYQDLIPDLKRDTRQAVQKIAKSLEKKVDARMIEIERIKRMKSIETSYYNNGIKKIGGIDEVGRGPLAGPVVTCVIVLKPDSNRLYVNDSKKVSKKMRESLCEQLLEDALDYAIGQVDNDGIDSLNILNATKKAMTDSLSTLSTKPDLLLIDALQIDSKISQKSIIHGDATSYTIAAASIVAKVYRDNLMQIYHEEYPEYGFDHNMGYGTAEHIKALYKHGPTPIHRRSFIKNIGL
- a CDS encoding YraN family protein: MKTHNLKKGKAGEALAVTFLENINHRICQMNYKKPSGEIDLITQDGDTLVFVEVKYRKNLDYGYPREAVNRAKQKRIAKTALWYLKEKQLDDVSVRFDVIEIYYGLDGEQVINHFENAFSF
- a CDS encoding nucleoside triphosphate pyrophosphohydrolase, whose product is MKVEYNKIVRDKIPKIIKDSGRTCEYKILGESEVRDALKEKLLEKAQIFLKRPSEDELSDIYELLDTIVETFEYEPLHIDYLKIQNKETKGTYSEKVFLISVDDGQ